The following coding sequences lie in one Ctenopharyngodon idella isolate HZGC_01 chromosome 11, HZGC01, whole genome shotgun sequence genomic window:
- the LOC127522706 gene encoding glutamate receptor ionotropic, NMDA 3B-like: protein MADMAVTSFSINSARSKVIDFTSPFFSTSLGILVRSKDTAAPIGAFMWPLHWSMWMGIFVALHITALFLTLYEWKSPFGMTPHGRNRVKVFSYSSALNLCYAILFGRTVSSKTPKCWTGRFLMNLWAIFCLLVLSSYTANLAAVMVGEKTFEEVSGIHDAKLHHPSQGFRFGTVRESSAEDYMKKSFPEMHEYMRNFNEPTTPDGVATLKTDPPQLDAFIMDKALLDYEVSIDADCKLLTVGKPFAIEGYGIGLPQNSPLTSNISEFISRYKSDGYMDMLHDKWYKVVPCGKRVFAVTETLQMGIRHFSGLFVLLCVGVTGALLTLAGEHAFYRLVLPHIRRRQKFKYWLHTSQKIHRALNMTYEDVKRQRANAEKSCNIQKAQPHPPPPAAPLGSFARWNNESTKVAQEPKDNKRVHFNLETLNTRRLLTRVVSEGGQASSASALSSGAGSLLARVCENGGPIQQPTSSVRSSSPSRDGELEELQAKIEEIRGHLKAALARRAELQTTLAKERAAAAPLTTAAPPTVTATICPALTKEPADLKR from the exons ATGGCCGATATGGCTGTTACCAGCTTCAGCATCAACTCGGCTCGCAGTAAAGTGATTGACTTCACCAGTCCATTTTTTTCCACAAGTTTGGGAATACTAGTGCGCAGTAAAGACACGGCTGCACCTATTGGAGCATTCATGTGGCCATTGCACTGGTCCATGTGGATGGGCATCTTTGTGGCACTGCATATTACAGCACTCTTCCTCACCCTCTACGAATGGAAGAGTCCCTTTGGCATGACGCCTCATGGACGTAACCGTGTGAAGGTCTTCTCCTATTCCTCAGCCCTCAACCTCTGCTACGCCATCCTCTTTGGCCGAACAGTCTCTAGTAAGACGCCCAAGTGTTGGACTGGACGTTTCCTGATGAACCTGTGGGCCATATTTTGCTTGCTGGTTTTGTCCAGTTACACAGCAAACCTGGCTGCAGTTATGGTTGGGGAAAAGACCTTTGAAGAGGTCTCTGGAATACATGATGCCAAG CTTCATCACCCATCTCAGGGATTCCGATTTGGCACTGTTCGGGAAAGCAGTGCAGAGGATTACATGAAAAAGAGTTTTCCTGAGATGCACGAGTATATGCGGAATTTCAACGAGCCCACCACACCTGATGGTGTCGCCACACTCAA GACAGATCCGCCTCAACTTGATGCTTTTATCATGGACAAAGCCCTGCTGGACTACGAGGTGTCCATTGATGCCGACTGCAAGCTGCTGACGGTTGGTAAACCCTTTGCTATTGAAG GTTATGGTATCGGATTGCCCCAGAACTCGCCACTCACCTCCAACATATCTGAATTCATCAGCCGTTACAAGTCCGATGGCTACATGGACATGCTGCATGACAAGTGGTACAAGGTTGTGCCGTGCGGAAAGAGAGTCTTTGCTGTTACGGAG ACGCTGCAGATGGGCATTCGTCACTTCTCAGGGTTGTTTGTGTTGCTTTGTGTGGGTGTGACCGGGGCCTTACTCACTCTGGCAGGAGAACACGCCTTCTATCGCCTGGTTCTGCCACATATCCGCCGCAGACAAAAGTTCAAATACTGGCTTCACACCAGTCAG aaaatcCACAGAGCACTGAACATGACTTATGAGGATGTGAAACGGCAGCGGGCAAACGCAGAGAAAAG TTGTAACATCCAGAAAGCCCAACCACATCCGCCACCTCCAGCTGCTCCGCTCGGATCCTTTGCCAGATGGAACAACGAAAGCACCAAGGTGGCACAGGAGCCCAAAGACAACAAGAGGGTCCATTTTAACCTGGAAACTCTCAACACGCGCCGGCTTCTCACCCGTGTCGTGTCGGAGGGGGGTCAGGCTAGCTCCGCCTCTGCGTTGAGCTCTGGGGCTGGGAGTTTATTGGCGAGGGTGTGTGAAAACGGAGGGCCCATTCAGCAGCCCACCTCCTCAGTGAGATCCTCGAGCCCTTCCAGAGATGGCGAGCTGGAAGAACTCCAGGCAAAGATCGAGGAAATTCGCGGGCATTTGAAAGCTGCTCTGGCTCGTAGGGCGGAGCTTCAGACTACACTGGCTAAAGAACGAGCGGCTGCCGCCCCGCTGACCACAGCAGCTCCGCCCACAGTCACAGCCACcatttgccccgccctcaccaAAGAGCCAGCAGATTTGAAAAGGTGA